In a genomic window of Candidatus Eisenbacteria bacterium:
- a CDS encoding 4Fe-4S binding protein, which yields MAQGDSSRHLHGDAAAESLKSAGTAAAAGGEKGEAKGEEPMKPPTLLNSLLIPKYLTSFAIIALGIVLLFLKAINRWIRIGVLALVFVLFGLDYVFPLHPSPVCGVTKLFMFKFTTGRFLAGFLVIFLAIFIPSIVGRKLFCGWVCPLGALQELVNKIPFKPRWKQFNFAIFNAIRFALLIMFVLTFFRVKSQIAGLGHEVGGDISQGIWRAYSAYSVYEPVNFFELLHWNIDTLWWIMMAALVILSLMLYRPFCYAICPVGALSWLLEKIAPGKISVNRSKCEKCDDCISKSPCPTIKPLRDGVSAFRLPDCTSCGECLKACTHGSIKFGFTR from the coding sequence ATGGCTCAAGGCGACTCCAGCCGTCACCTCCACGGGGATGCGGCTGCGGAGAGCCTCAAGTCAGCAGGAACTGCCGCGGCTGCAGGCGGCGAAAAAGGCGAGGCGAAAGGTGAAGAGCCGATGAAGCCGCCGACCCTCCTCAATTCCCTGCTGATCCCCAAGTATCTTACATCCTTTGCCATCATAGCGCTGGGCATCGTGCTTCTCTTCCTAAAAGCAATCAATCGCTGGATCCGCATCGGGGTCCTCGCCCTGGTCTTCGTTTTGTTCGGCCTCGACTATGTCTTCCCGCTCCATCCCAGCCCAGTGTGCGGGGTCACCAAACTCTTCATGTTCAAGTTCACTACCGGTAGGTTTCTTGCAGGTTTTCTTGTGATTTTCCTTGCCATCTTCATCCCGAGCATTGTGGGCCGGAAGCTCTTTTGCGGATGGGTATGTCCACTTGGAGCGCTGCAGGAATTGGTCAATAAGATTCCCTTCAAGCCGCGCTGGAAACAGTTCAATTTTGCCATTTTCAATGCAATCCGTTTTGCACTCTTGATCATGTTTGTGCTCACTTTCTTCAGAGTGAAGAGTCAGATTGCGGGGCTCGGTCATGAGGTTGGAGGCGACATCTCGCAGGGAATCTGGAGGGCTTATTCCGCGTACAGCGTCTATGAGCCGGTTAACTTCTTTGAGCTCTTGCACTGGAACATCGACACGCTGTGGTGGATCATGATGGCGGCTCTGGTGATTTTGAGCTTGATGCTGTACCGCCCCTTCTGCTATGCCATCTGCCCGGTCGGGGCGCTGAGCTGGCTCCTGGAGAAGATTGCACCCGGGAAAATTTCTGTCAACCGTTCCAAATGTGAGAAGTGCGACGACTGTATCTCGAAAAGCCCCTGCCCAACTATCAAACCGCTGCGCGATGGTGTAAGTGCGTTTCGTCTCCCCGATTGTACTTCCTGCGGTGAATGCCTTAAGGCCTGCACCCACGGCTCGATTAAGTTCGGCTTCACGCGTTAA
- a CDS encoding DNA alkylation repair protein, translating into MKKRSGGHRVEYAEVMRRLKSLSDPEAVAGMARFGISSEKTYGVSVPDLRRIAR; encoded by the coding sequence ATGAAAAAGAGGAGCGGCGGTCACAGAGTGGAATATGCCGAAGTCATGAGAAGACTGAAGTCACTTTCAGATCCAGAGGCGGTTGCCGGGATGGCCAGGTTCGGGATCAGTTCAGAGAAGACATACGGCGTATCAGTCCCTGACCTGAGGAGAATCGCGCGCTGA